The genomic region TTGGTCAACTGTCCATCAGCTAAAATCACCTCAGCTTGTTGCCTAAAAGCCTGCTCCGCCAAACTCCGATGGACTTCTACTGTCTCCTCACTCGTCAAACCAAGGATCCCACCAAGCTGGTTCAGTAGAACATACTCTGAATCATCCTTCTTCGTGGTTATTTGAGCACCAAAAGGAATCCTGGTGACTTCACCTGTCAGACAATATAACAAGTATGTTTTGTAGAGGTCCATACGGTCTCTTTCGGAGAGGTCATCTTTGAGTGTTATCTCTGTTTGGCCTGGCTTGCCCAACTttgcattaagttccttgttagGTTTTATTTTCCTAAGTGTCTGAAGGGATTCCCATTCATCATCCTCGTCAACTTCTTTTACTTCCTCTTTAGCAGGTTCTTCTGATGGAATATCAGAAGATTCCCCCTTGATGTCTGCCACCAATTCTGTGACAACCAAGGTGTTAAAGGCAATCAACTTCTTAAGTTCTCTTGCAGATTCCGTCCGATTACCCGCCGATCGAGACCgtttcacataattcaagaaaACCTTACGGACCTGAGCACATGCATGATGATTCAAGTAGAGAGAAAGACGTTAAACCTAGAGCTCAAATTTAACAAAATGAATAACCATTGGCACAAAATAACTGTAGTGTGCACTCACAGCCTTGCTCGCAATTGACATAGCTGCTTCTCTAGTTAATCGCAAACCATGTGCAGCTTTCCTCACAGCATTCTTTACATCAGCATCATAGCCATCAACACCAGCAGAAATAGCATCCTTCACGGCCTGAAGTGATCATTTATAATTAAAAGAAGAATTAAGACACAACTAACCACATTTTTGGGTTCCAATAATCCATGTGAGATTTTTCATTTTTCCCAGCTTTTCCATATCAACATGACAGTATCATAAAGACATCAAACATTTTACTGGTGCATAATGATTACAGATGTGCTGATGCCACAAATAGTTCCAGATTTCATCCAACCTCCAGGACTAAATATCCCTTTTAAAATACAGTACAGCTGATGAGGTGCTAGTGCAATACTAAATCGAGGAATCTACTTATTCTATTCTCAAGTGTAGAACATAACAAAGAAATAACTGTTCAGACTGAATTTTGAGTAGATATAGTATTAGAATAATGAATTTCCAGGCCAAAGGGACACAACTTTACCTTCTCAAACAAACTGCCGCAGATATCTGAGTGAGCTGCATCAACAGTTTGCTGAGGAATGCAGAGCATGACTCGCACCTTCAACAATGCAGCAACATCACTTTCATCCAGCTCACCGTCAGATACACATTGTTGAAGCTTTTTCCGGTAGATCTCTTGAAACAAAATAGATATGTCAGACActtcaaataatattttaacattgAAAACAGAAAAAACAATATCCTAATAGGGAAGACAAAAAGTCTCAGCCTTTTCCTTTTCCCAACCCTGCTTCTAATACCTTCGTGAATCTGACTAGCCTTTTGTGGATCAAAGTGCAATTCTTCACAAAGATTCTGGAGGAAGGCAGCCTTGCTATCTGCCATCTCAAGGTCACCACCCTGAAAAGCCTCTGAAAGCCGTTTCTGATACACTTTCGAAGTAACATCAAGTATGATAGCTTCTGCTTCTTTATTGCCCAAGCCAAGTATGTTCCTCAGTTGGTTCAATGCAGTAAGCTGAAGTTCAGACACAGTCAACAAAAGAAACAAGCATTAGACAACAAAAAGACAATGTGCagcaaaataaaaagataatgcaTCAAAACCTACTAGTAAACCAAGACAGAACAGAGAAAAAAGGAATGCAGTAAGCAGTTGTTTTGACTGTTGAAAACACTCCCTGATACTGTTGAGCAAACAATGGGACTCTTATCAGCTAGTTTATCCACTAATAAGTCTAAAGTTTCCATGCAGTCACAATTTAAAAAATGAATCAACAAAAAAGGAGATACCAGGCTGAGTAGCCATGAAATTAATAGTTATATAAAGGGCATTAAGAGAAGTCTCCTAAGTTTGATGCTGTTAGGTTTTATCATGAGGTGGGAAGTGAAGAACAAGGGGAGGCAACCAGATTATTAGCAGGACGACAAAAAAAAATTCTATAGGTGAATCCTAATGGTGCTTTGCTTGCATATGCTATAAAAATGAGAAGCAAATATTTCCGACTAACACCCTGGATATTTTCAACTTTATCAGGATCTTCATCTTTTCCAAACTAGTAATAATCAGGAAGTTCAGAAGTTACAGAAAACAACAATAACCTTCCCAGCTCTACAACTTAGTAAAAAGAAAAGCTTCTAGTGTTTACACTTGAACATACATATAAAGAACAATACCAGCCAGAAGCACCAGCTACTTATAACATAACTTTGCAGGTTTACTTCCAGCCTCTTTTACACCATTATCCAAGAAAAACCAGCTAgatattcttttaatatttccCATAACATAACATGGATCATTTCATTTAGTCAAGGTTATGAGCACTCAATTTTCTTCCATTAAGAATTTTTCTCCAGGAGTGATAATCAAAATAACACTAGTAGCATCCCATAAGAATTGTTCTCCAGGAGTGATAATGTTTCTGCCGATAGGAAtagtttaaaacaaaaattaGACATAATGCTTCAGAAAAGGTAACAACTGCTATAATAAAGGAATTTGTTGATGTTCTCCGGACCTCTAAGCTATTAAGACCAACCATGAGGCAACTGAACAAGAATATAGAAAGAAGGAATTCAATTACCTTATCCTTTTCCATGCGGCCACCAGATAAAGAATCAGATACATAAGCCCTATAAAGAAGCTTCAAGTCATCCATCTTTCTGTCACTATCATACTCACCACCTGTGCCAGTCATAAATAATGCTAGTTTAATGGTTTTGGATGAGGGATGGTCAATCCTCGGTTATCATAAAAAATAAGCATAAATACAACTTGGTAAGAAACAGGTTTGCTCACCCGTTTTAAACAAAGCCAGATAAAATTTCACCCAGTTCATCCAATTTCATCATATGCTTAAATATAAAAACGTGCGGTACAATTGACAAGGTCTAATAGCCATGTATCTGATTAAAGGACTAGGAAGCATACCAACAAGAGAGACAGGACCAAGTCCAGGGGCAAAATGATCAGCATCTGGGTGTTTACTCAAAGAGATAAGCAAATCATTGAATGACAATATCTTGTCAAGCTCTTCGACGGCTTGCTTGACTCCCCCACTGAGAAAACCTTACTTGATTAGTTGAGCAAATGGTATCAAAGaacaaaaaatttaatattttatggtAAGGACAGAACATTCATAATCAGAAGCAAAAGTAAAAATAtacaaacacatttaagcatcatcactaaggaaaattttctgacaGAAAAGAAATAAACTGCATTAGAGTCTAGGCATTCATAATCATACACAGTTCTCGCCCTAGACTTCAGTATGTTGAGTGCCACAGAAATATTTTCCTCAACTAGCTTTCTTTTGTGCTCCATCAACAGATCCTTGGCAAGCTACAAATCGGAAAACTACTATATTAAGAACAATCGGAAAACTACTATACCATTAACACCAATGCCAAAAATTGTGAAGAAATTACCTCATCAGAAAGTTTGTATTGCAGTTGTGCTTTTCTAAGGGAGACAAGCAGTTCCTCACCAACATCTGAAAGTAAATACTTAAATTGAATTAACATTAAAGGCATTATTTGGCAGGTTTTAGATATTGCACAAGAACATTAATCATACAACCACCTTAAATTCTAAAATGGTCAATCTAAAATACACTGCAGAAGGAACATGCATTACCTCTTCCAACTGAAGTTAACTTGGAAGCATACAATTGTTTGGCATTATCACGGATGGCAATCTCAACCTGGAGGCATAAATAGTATATATTGACTTATCATCAGGTTGAAAAAAGTACGAGCTTATCATCAGATTTACAAAAGTTGAACTGACAGGGCTGCATTCATGATGCCAAAAGTAAAGCGATTGAAATAATTGATTGGAAGAGTATAAGAAAATCGGAGCAAAGAAGTTCATAAAAATAATGGTCATAAGTACCTGTGCATCAGTAACCTTAAAAACACGCTTCCATGGCAAAAGAAAAGTTGATGCATCCCCAAAAACTAGAGTTGAAACATAAATCAGCCTCTGAAATGCCTGCACTGGAAAGAAACTAAAAATGGTCAAGATCCACATGCGGATTGCATCCTCCTAAGTTCCTGATTCATTATAACAGGTGTACATAATCACAGGTGACTGACCCGCCGCTGCTCTAAATCACCATCACGATCTCCAGTCTCAAGCCTTTGCCTAAAGATTCGCCTACCAATCTAGCAAGCAGAATCCAATAAACAATTTTGAAATTTCCATTAAAGACAAAACGTCTACATAGAGTGAACATCACGAGATTACCTCCATATGCATGGAAGCTGCATCAGGGTCATCAATGCCTAATGCATTTTTGAAGCTGATTATGGTTTCAACTTCATCGCCTCTAAGATCTTCACTTCCAGAGGAAAGGACAGAAGATACAAACCTGTAACATCGAAGATTCAGAGCCAAACCTTGCACCTAAATCCTTTTTTCCAAATAAGAAGAGAACTGATTTAACTAGTATCAAACATACCGACAGTACAAATCACAAAGCTCCATGTTAAATGCCTCATCCTGCTTGCTCACTCCGTATCTGAATTATTTTAAACATTGCAAAAGACTTTAGCTCCCAGTGAAATTAGTGAAAACAAAAGCCAGTATCTTTTCAACTTAATCACAATAATAATTGGGTAAGATTAAAACATGTACTTTTGGGCAATATTTTCAATATCTTCTCTCTTGATAGCATCGGGGCTATCACAGGCAGCTACATAATTATGCAAAGTAACAGCCGCAACTTCCGGAACAGCGGCGTTCACCGCATAGATGGCCGCTCCGCCAGCAGCCCCGAGGACGGCGGCTCCACCAAAGGCGGCATTCCGATTGCCACCGAAACGAAGGCCGAGGCCGTACCCAGCAGCTAAAGCTCCAGCAAGGATGACAGCAGAAGTGGCTAGTCTAACTGGCGGTGACAAATTCTGAACCAAGGGTTGGATGCCAGTCAGCTCCTTGGGGCCTCCGAAAATGTTGGAGGCTTCCGTTTCCGATGAGGAAGCGGGTTGGTCATGGGTAGAGAGGGAGCTGCGGGGGAAAGAGACCCGGAAACGACGTCGAGAGGGCCTGGGAAGGGAATTAGGGGTGAAAGGGAATAAGAGAAGAGGGCGAGGGTGAGAGGAAGGGGGAGAAAGGAGAAGAGAGGGATTCATGGGGTGTGGCAACTCGGCGGCTTTAGGGTATAGGGTTTAACGAAAAAATGGAGGAGAAGAACGATGAAGCAGGCCGAGTGAGTGAGGATGGGATAGGGAGACGAGAAAGATAAGAGTTTTTAAGATATAAAAGACGACAAAATTTCAAGCCCCGTTCTGTAGCATCTATTAACAGTCTTTGTATATTTACTATGATATAATGAGTGGGTTAATTTTCAACAAGGGAATTAGATAGTATCAAAACAAGATTAAGGTACTGTTTGATATAAAATACATCCCTGCATATGACACACTAACAAACAGTTTATATAGCTAGGTGGACTCTTacataaacaaaataaatatcatcatttggtgatgaagaaagtcGAAAGTTACTTCTAAGTCGGGCTAACGCATAAGTGTACCTTTTTTTTCTCGAAAAACATGCTTGAATGATTTAAAAGTCATACAATAGATGAGCATTTTACACTCATCAATCTAAGGAGATAATATAATGTTAGAGACTTTATCGGCAAAAATAAACTGAATAATGATAATAGCATCCATTTCTATTTCAAGATTGGTGATTTTCAAATCTCTAGCCATTAAAAAGTTATCTCTCAAGGCTTAGAGCTCTGCCTCAATGCTAGTAGCTTTTGATATATGTTGATAAGCTCCAATTGCTCAACTACCGATGTGATCCCTAATGAGAGTCTGACTCTCACTATACTTGGCTTACCTATAGTAGATCCATAGATGTTAGGCTTATACCAGTCAAGTAGAAGTGGTTTCCAAGTAACTAAAACAAAGGATGGTAGATATCTCCTACTCATTATAGTATAGAGGGCAAAGAACTCTCCAGCCGCAGAGATCTCCCTATCAAGGAAATGCTCTTTAAAGTAGGCATGACCAAATATTAAACCATTGTGAGGAAGCCATACCTCTCATAAGGTGAAAGCAAATAGAACACTCCGAGGGATTTTAAGTTTGATTGCCCATATTTTCGATGAAAGGATTGCAGTGAGCTAATTCTCCCACTCGATTCCAGAAATTGGGGGATCTAGGAAGTAATGTGAATGGAACACCAAAAGCTCCTTGTAAAATTATGACGATTTTACACCTAGTAAAATTTCGAGAAAATATGTataatatttcacaactcaacatgtttaCTATGCCCAAAtagtttgtttttctttttgggcTTTAAAATAGCTCAAAAATATAAACTTATTCTTCTAATCATTTCTGAGTAATCTATGTACACTTGCAAATgaataatttctcattttcattttcatttccatttccattttgagaaaaccacatttatttctaaatgattccatttctccattttggagaaaaccataattATTTCTGAACGTTTTCTATTTctctatttctattcattttgttcattttgattcaaacacgcaattcatttttggtttcaacgagctagtggcGGGACTGATTGGATATATGTAATTAgaactcaaatgatttataattaagttttaatttttttgcctattaattataaaatcatgtagtcatgaagtcattccactatagtatcatgactaagctctaactaacgacataccattacgaaaacaTCTACTTAgtgcttgtccaatgaccttgtcataagtgtgttaccctcataagatatcattgatctctttgggataatatccactctcccaatatgatcctactTTTTCTCatagtaaccattacatctttcttcatgaaaagtcatTCACTAttaaatagtgatcaagtcattcatcacaaatatGAACAACCCGAGGCTacatttacttttcattaaccatgtaatgccaatgagaggatatcatttacccatgtctcgggctatgaattccactattgtgaatgatgctatgTACTGCAAAAGTCGTACACCCAACGCACCTGCTTTCGGTTCCCTATATATTCGAACTCaaacttttacttacatcaaagtatatgagttaCGCATACATAGTCTACcatccacttaggatttaggCACGtaacactatgaacgtcacaagtgaataaatccataaacagattcaaAATCTATTTTGCTTGGGTCCTGTCCAATGTATTATCAATCTAAacaatcacatctatgtctctatcttatgGGAGTCATCCACTCTAATGCCTAAGACAAGACATCTCCTGAATTGGACTTGATAGaaaacatattagtctttcaattgattTGTTCATTTCTAATTAgtctaaggacatgtttaggttcgtctactaatacaagctGTCTTTTTGTTTTACGATCTGACTACGTAATATGGCTTAGTATTAGTTGCACATTAGACAACCAGTGAgcaatatttgcttccatttttctttgtgTACAAAAACCATGTGAGGATAATATACAAATTATTAATGTAATTCAAGAATAATTTTAGTAACCAATCTATTCGAAAAATTATAAGTGTACTTAGACGAAAATACTATACTTAGGGCATCAAATCCAACAACTTAGTATGCTCAAATCCGAACAAGATAAGTATAGTGAATttcatttgaacttactaagcactatATGCTTTCACGTTGTTTTTGTGCATAGATTACACTTTCGGATCCGTGAAGCCAACATCTCCTTTTGGagcatcacactatcatcaaAACAATAAGAGTATGAAATTCACATATTTGTTTATTTTCGCATGTACCTAGGCGTTTGCATGTGTAAATATGCTTATTTCATATGTCATTTGGTACTTGAAGCATTGGTTGTGATGTAGTTGTTAAaagcttaattatttttgttataCTTCATGAATACATGAAAACCCCATTTGCATGAATACATGAAAACCTcatttgcatgcatgcaaataGCCTAATTGTTCTAAGCTCTGAGTATTTGGCCAATTAACTTgctttaaataattttatgatagcCTTGTTTTGGTATTATTGTTCATAATTATTTGTTGGATAATGgtttgaattgagtaaatttTATGTAAATTCTACTTGTACATGGTTGTTTTTtgaagcatgtatcatgggtGCTCTTGGTGTGAGGTGTTTTagattgatttttaagtgtttatAACTCAAAATTTTGGTCCCCTACACCTTGGGTTCAGTACCCATGATATAGGTATTGGTTCTTAGCCCAAAAAAGGGGGCCAAAATTTCATCATAGGTGCTTAAGGTTCAGTACCCTTATCAAGGGTACTGCACGCCCAATCAATAGAATGTTAAATTAGATAGGACAAAGACTTGGGTTTAGTACCTAAGGCCTAGGTATCCTTGTAGGTGCTACAACACTATTTTGTCAAAAACAATCCCTCCAAAATCGAATTTGGTTCTGAACACTTATAAATTGATTCAAAATCATTTTAATAAGATTCCAAAACTCTGAAACTAATTTGATCTATTTtctatgattttataaaaatgttttcttattcaatttttaaataaatttgagattttggCATGAAAGTGGTCTAATGACATATCTCATTCATACCAGTAATCGggacgggtaaggagtgttacaattaCTTGTTGGTCTTTGGCACACAATATCACCCTTAAATGAGGGGTCAAGTACGAGAGTACTCAGAAAAATGTCAACTAACTCCTTTAGGATAAAAGGAAATACACTAAGGCCTGGATACATCCCATTCATTTCTGACTTGATTGAACATCTAATTTCTTTTTCTAGATGAAGTGGAACTTGGATTAATTCCCTCATTGATCCCAATCCTAACCAATTATCAtaccaaaaattaatttttcttcCATCTTGAACTACACATTTGATCTTTGAAGAAAGGATCGGGTTGATCTTTCAAAGTAAACTTCATAACACGAAGTGTTAACTTCTTATGGGTTTCTTGGGTCTTGTAAATATTTAGATATAAGAGTTTTATCCTAGTGGCTTTCTTTTTCTTAGAGCATTCTCCAACTCAATTTTACTAGGAAGGCTTAACTTTTCTGCTTAACACGTCAGATACCCAATCTATTTTTGTCTTTGAGATGAGTTACAGTTTCCCAATTAACCAAGTGGAGTTTCATAGCCAGTTCACTTCTACCCCAATGGAAATTTCAATTAATGAGATCAATTTAATTGAAAACACTAAACAAAAGTAATTGACATTGCATAAAATAACTTAAGATGACAACCATCGTAAACTGAATGAGGATAAGCCGACATGTAGGAGAGAGAACTTTAGTTTTCCATGCTTCAATTTGCTTCTAACTTTATCAATACTGAATTCATAATCCTTGCAGATCACTCTTTTAGAATGAATGGGGAAGGCCAAATATTTCCCTTAATCTAGAGTTTCCCTTATTGTAAGAGGGTTACATATACGATCTCTAATATCAGAGGCACAATTAAAGGAGAAAACAATTCTTGACTTACCTAAATTAATGCATTGTCTATGCTCTTCCATAAATAAAAGAAGGGCTTTGTTAATGGCCTCAATAGTACACCTAATTGTTTTAGCAAACAGAATTACATCATCTTGTTGGGATCTTATGACCTTAGTGTAGTTGTTTCATCATTAATGCCTATAACCTTTTGGTCtgcttatttaataaaattccattCTTTGGATTGTTATATTTTGTATATTTGTCCTCAACGATTTTTCCTTCAAAAACAAAATGTATAAGCAAATATTGGTTGACTGATTATTTAAAGTTTAACTAATATCAAGTCGCATCATATGGTCGAATAATGATATAAGAAggtaacttatattagtagataattTAAATAGTTCATAGTTtgaataataaaaattgagcgaATTGATTGAATGAACTATTATGTTGTCTATCAAATCCAAATGGAGAGATACATTGCCTTAAGTATCAGAGTGAATGACTTCCAAAAAGATAAAGATATAGGTACAATTGTGAAAGATTTCAAGAGAGCTTTTAATAAAATTGTACCACTCTTATTaactaaagaattgaacttaaatagagaaaaaaagtcctaatcctaattgggaaaatagttcccttattctaataaactactaaaacataaaaagaaaatagttcccttattctagtaaactactaaaagataaaataaaaatatttctagaatatgaataaaacttatctacccaaataagatttatctatctaaataaatttaaaatatatacatatttcaacaccctccctcaagttggtgcatatatatcaatcatgcccaacttgcttacaagaaaatcaaagcTTGTTTTAGAGAGTCCTTTGGTGAGTATGTCAGCAATCTGTTGTTTTGAAGGAACAAACGGCATGCACACTTGGCCTTCTTCAATCTTCTCCTTGATAAAGTGTctatcaatctcaacatgtttagttCTCATCATGTTGGATGGGTTGTGAGCAATGCTAATAGCAGCTTTGCTATCACAGTACAACTGCATTGGTGAAGTTATTGGTTTCCTCAGctcttccataattctttttaaccacaccatttcacaaattccttgAGCCATTGATCTAAACTCAGCCTCTGCACTACTTCTTGCTACAACAGTTTGTTTTTTGCTTCGCCAAGTCACAAGGTTTCCCCAAACAAATGTACAATATCCTGATGTAGATCTTCTGTCTGTTATTGAGCCTGCCCAATCTGCATCTATATAAGCATCAATTCCTCTCTGTTCggatttcttgaagaataagcCCTTTCCCGGTGAACTCTTCAAGTATCTTAGAATTCGAAACACTGCTTCTTCATGTTCCTCCATTGGGGAGTGCATAAATTGACTCACTAAGCTTACTGCAACTGCAAAAGCTATGTCTGGCCTtgtatgtgataagtaaattaacttaccaactaatctTTGGTACTGCCCTTTATCAGCTAATTGACCttctttattttcaaattttacattTGGATCAATTAGTGTGTCAGCTAGGCGGCAACCACTCATCCTAGCCTCTTTTAAaatgtaacagccaaatttttcagtggtgtaggaaacagtgattcgagatcactaaatccgacgagtaagtttagaatttttaacaaataataattataggccaagcgtgaacttaaaagaattatttttaattagtgaattttgcgattttaaaagaattaatcaggtaaatttgattgaaaacgaggtatcgagacctcgaatttataaactgagccataaatatttttataaatatttatggagtgttattaagttagtattaaagtttcgttagaaaattttaacgtttggttagtcaattaattaaaaaggactaaattgaaaatagtgcaaaatttattaaattgtgattaaatagtttaagtgattaaaaaggagggatttaaaaggaaattggacccaaattgtatgggctggacggttgggcaagaaaatcagcaaaaaagacaaggacaaacaagggcaaaatggaaaattttgcaaattaaacatataaaacaagacaaatttgaaaaatctaaagatatcatcatttttcttcagcaaaaacgccatgggaggtctgaaagctgctggtttttcatactttgacatatgtgagttgaATTCTTGCCCTTTTccttgagatttttatgtttttgtgacttttacaattaggtccaagtgtttaattaattagtttttgattttatgaacaaaattaaaagctatcattgataagtgttagctgtttatgatgaaataaaatgaatttgaagctttgattttgttgtttgatgattttatcaagtaatttcaatagaaattgattttaggacctaattgtgaaaaagctgtgaattaaggtttagtgttaaaattatgattttcaaaggttgtgtaatagtttagaatgatggaataaaatgttaattgagaaaattagcttaatagatgggctaattgagcaaggattgaattgtatgacctgtgaaatttagaggaaaaatggtaataaacatcttgaactaaaacaatattggacagcagcagtagactaactttgaaaaatcaccataaattgtaaaaatcaaattagaagattaataaaatattaaattaaagcttattgagtctagtttttcatagaagaaatggtgtaagcaatggatttgtaaattatgagatataatgaattttgtgagacaaggctAGAAAGAATTCGGGTTctcctattttgactttggaaaatcactaaaaattggagaaaattaattagagtctcaaatttatatgcttagaattcttaatgagtctattttcaatagaaatcaatgggaacattatccgagttttgtactgtgatataattaatttttagtgaagagaggtcagaactatggatagtgaaacaggggaaacttaaatgaataaactgtactaattggctaaaccaaatattctaaaaattttatggtggaatgatatgtgagtctagtttcaggaaaaatttacggatcttaattttgagctctgtagctcgaattataagtaattgagtgactatgactcgtgtgaacagcttgatgtgagcattaataagtaaattgtgaaatcgtactgacaagaatgttatatacattaaggatgtggaatggagagcaggaggaggaaaaatatatatgaatattcagttagcatggctaatttgcatgttttaagctcatggactaaattgaataaaagtaaaactttaggggtaattttgtaaaaatgtcaaaatgactaaattgaaggaacaaattgttttattatctaaattaataaattgaatgaaattatcattttaagattgggtgaaatttgggaaaatggtaaattaccaatatgcccctaaatcttggtatttctgcaatttattcaggtaggttcggataccctgaatgagcatgtaaatataacaatttaagtattatatcgtattttatatgatatttgaattgaatatatgaaaaggatgttacatgaaacatgaaacatgaaacatgaatactaaataatataaattaattgaaattattctgaaattttcgataatgcctcgtatcctatcccggtctcaggtacgggtatggggtattacataaaagatcaatcacatatttttTTCTGAGAGACCACAAGACCCTTCTTTGATCGAGCAACTTCCATTCCAAAAAAGTATTTCAAAAGACCCAAGTCTTTGATCTCAAACTCCAATGCTAGATGCTCCTTGAGACGTcttatttcatccacatcatctcctgtaagaatgatatcatcgacataaactataataacagctattctacctttttgtgaatgtcgatagaacattgtgtgatcagcttgcccttgtgagtaaccttgttttttaacaacttgagtgaATCGTTCAAAGGAGACTGCTTCAGACCGTataaagatttcttgagtttaTATACTCGAGTtctaaatttttcttcaaaacctagaggaggatccatgtaaacttcttcttcaagttttccatttaggaaagcattcttcacatctagctactgtaaagaccaatcaagattaacagcaattgataaAAGAACTCTGACGGAATTTAATTTGGCCA from Gossypium arboreum isolate Shixiya-1 chromosome 1, ASM2569848v2, whole genome shotgun sequence harbors:
- the LOC108483086 gene encoding protein TIC110, chloroplastic; amino-acid sequence: MNPSLLLSPPSSHPRPLLLFPFTPNSLPRPSRRRFRVSFPRSSLSTHDQPASSSETEASNIFGGPKELTGIQPLVQNLSPPVRLATSAVILAGALAAGYGLGLRFGGNRNAAFGGAAVLGAAGGAAIYAVNAAVPEVAAVTLHNYVAACDSPDAIKREDIENIAQKYGVSKQDEAFNMELCDLYCRFVSSVLSSGSEDLRGDEVETIISFKNALGIDDPDAASMHMEIGRRIFRQRLETGDRDGDLEQRRAFQRLIYVSTLVFGDASTFLLPWKRVFKVTDAQVEIAIRDNAKQLYASKLTSVGRDVGEELLVSLRKAQLQYKLSDELAKDLLMEHKRKLVEENISVALNILKSRARTVGGVKQAVEELDKILSFNDLLISLSKHPDADHFAPGLGPVSLVGGEYDSDRKMDDLKLLYRAYVSDSLSGGRMEKDKLTALNQLRNILGLGNKEAEAIILDVTSKVYQKRLSEAFQGGDLEMADSKAAFLQNLCEELHFDPQKASQIHEEIYRKKLQQCVSDGELDESDVAALLKVRVMLCIPQQTVDAAHSDICGSLFEKAVKDAISAGVDGYDADVKNAVRKAAHGLRLTREAAMSIASKAVRKVFLNYVKRSRSAGNRTESARELKKLIAFNTLVVTELVADIKGESSDIPSEEPAKEEVKEVDEDDEWESLQTLRKIKPNKELNAKLGKPGQTEITLKDDLSERDRMDLYKTYLLYCLTGEVTRIPFGAQITTKKDDSEYVLLNQLGGILGLTSEETVEVHRSLAEQAFRQQAEVILADGQLTKARMEQLNELQKNVGLPGPYAQKIIKSITTTKMAAAIETAIGQGRLNIKQIRELKESGVDLDNMISESLRENLFKKTVDEIFSSGTGEFDEEEVYDKIPADLKINPQKAKGVVHDLARTRLSNSLIQAVALLRQRNRQGAVSSLNDLLACDKAVPSEPLSWEVPEELADLFGVYAQSNPVPEKLSRLQYLLNISDSVAAAAKEMGHGSVSVGAEEEKFVF